Genomic segment of Candidatus Bathyarchaeia archaeon:
TATCCGGTGAAGGCGGCGGGGGCGATCCTCCGCCTCCTAGAGGGGCTCGAATCCAACGCCGAATATAAGGGAATTGATCCCGAAAGGCTCAAGATAATCCATGCGGCGGCCCAAAGGGGGATGAAGGTGAGGAGGTATATCCCTAGGGCCTTCGGGAGATCGACCCCTTCATTCGAGACACTGACCCACGTGGAGCTCGTTGGCTACGAGATCGAATAAATGTGCTTTTTTAGCCTCGGGAGCCATTAGCCATCCGAGCCAGTGGGCGATATGATTATATAAACCCTGTTGAATTGCATTAGGAGCCCCTGATAGGGCTGAGGAAAATTGAGGTTTCCCAGCGCCATCGAACTAGGGCATTGCGCCGGCGGTTGAGATGTCCGTCCAAAGGTACTTTATCAAGGAGAATGCCCTGCGGACCGCGGTTCATGAATTCCTCTCCAAGGAATTGGAGAGAGCGGGCTATAGCAAAGTTGAGTTGATGAGGACTCCGCTTGGGGTCAGGGTCGTCGTATACGCCGCTAGGCCGGGCATGGTAATAGGGCGGAGGGGGCAGAGCATAAAGGAGCTGACGAAGTTGCTCGAGGAGAGATTCGGGCTCGAGAACCCTCAGATCTCGGTGGCCGAGATAGAGGCCCCCGAGCTCGATCCCGCCGTCATGGCGGCTCAAATAGCCTCCGCCCTTGAGAAGGGGGTCCATTTTAGGAGGGCCGCCTATTGGGCCCTCCGTAGGATCATGGAGGCCGGGGCACTGGGAGCCGAAATAAAGATAAGCGGCAAACTCACCACGGAGAGGGCTAGGTACGAGAAATACACCGAGGGCTACCTGCCCAAGGCCGGGGACCCCGTCCTAAAGCAGATGAGGGAGGCGACCCATTATACCCAATTGAAGCCAGGATTATTCGGGATAAAGGTTAAGATACTGCCGCCCAACGCCGAGTTCCCGGATAGGGTGATCCCTAAGGAAGGGCCGGGGCCCGAGGGTGAGGCGGAGCCCACGGAGGCTGGGGCGGGGGGAGAGGCGGAGGGGAAGGAGGTCGAGGATCGAATTGCCGATTCTGAGGATGAGTGAAATAAGATCGATGAAGCCCGAGGAGAGGGTCAAGAAGCTGGAGGAATTGAGGACCGAGTTGTTCAGGCTGAGGACGGCATCCGCAATGGGCAACGTGGAGAACCCGGCTAGGATCAGGGAGATAAGGAGGGCAATAGCTAGGCTGCTGACCGTCGAAAGGGAGGGCGAATCCTAATGGCGCCGATAACCCCCCAGAACCTATTGAAGCATGAGCTGATAGGCCTCGAGGCGAAGGTCGTTGGGAGCCCAAATGGATCGCTGATAGGGCTAGAAGGCCGGATAATGGATGAAACGAAGAAGACGTTGATATTGAATGTTGATGGCAAGAGAAAGACCGTCCCGAAGGACGTCGCCATCCTCCGCTTGAAGCTCCCCGATGGGCGCGCCGTCGAGGTCGATGGGAGGAAGCTCCTCGGAAGGCCGGAGGATAGAATAAAGCTTAAGGTGAGCAGATGGTGACGAGGAACATAGGCCTCCCAGTGAAGCCCCCGGCCAAGGATTGCGAGGATCCCCTTTGCCCATTCCACGGCGATCTGAGGGTGAGGGGAAAGGTCTTGGAGGGAATCGTCGCGAGCGATAAGATGAGGA
This window contains:
- a CDS encoding 30S ribosomal protein S3 produces the protein MSVQRYFIKENALRTAVHEFLSKELERAGYSKVELMRTPLGVRVVVYAARPGMVIGRRGQSIKELTKLLEERFGLENPQISVAEIEAPELDPAVMAAQIASALEKGVHFRRAAYWALRRIMEAGALGAEIKISGKLTTERARYEKYTEGYLPKAGDPVLKQMREATHYTQLKPGLFGIKVKILPPNAEFPDRVIPKEGPGPEGEAEPTEAGAGGEAEGKEVEDRIADSEDE
- the rpmC gene encoding 50S ribosomal protein L29, with protein sequence MPILRMSEIRSMKPEERVKKLEELRTELFRLRTASAMGNVENPARIREIRRAIARLLTVEREGES
- a CDS encoding ribonuclease P protein component 1, encoding MAPITPQNLLKHELIGLEAKVVGSPNGSLIGLEGRIMDETKKTLILNVDGKRKTVPKDVAILRLKLPDGRAVEVDGRKLLGRPEDRIKLKVSRW